In the Pseudanabaena sp. PCC 7367 genome, one interval contains:
- a CDS encoding PAS domain S-box protein, which produces MVADAEPKRILIVEDQGAIALNICDRLREIGYQVVAIVSSGEKAIAAVQEMSIDLVLMDIEMANGLDGIHAAKRIREIAELPVVFLTAHSDRHTIEKAKHTGAYGYVTKPFQAHELLSTIETALARHQLDRQTWQREQWLVTTLGSISEGVITTDLAGLVTYINPRAVKFTGYSHAFAKGRPIGQILKVVGAEQNTVNLLAGVGDRPLGNRSGIDELMAQIEPVVKTKPLYLVDRSDRQLLPIEINVTPIRTNQARINGVVFVLHDVSSHLEIEVNLRKLIDAKTADIRDANYKLVAEISEKRRVQEILFQHLERLENLYQMVFALGHASDSQQIYTAALTGMQDILGVSRASLMIAAPNGDLQFGASQGLDRQQEQTLLQLLTPHPPEFAVAGNFTPGSRGSRDSRGSRVQTQSDDTEFLLECVEPEAGNCGNSNQANQAQIWSQLNIGAIASFSLIHQNKLLGRILVYYQQPPELKEEEVQLGKTAANFIAMAIARTNAVAELSQSEAKFRSIYNQAAVGISYHDLAGNFELVNQSLCQILGYSRQELLGQSLAKFIHQEDFAIYEVYASDLQRGQLEQNTFTMESRFITKSEQVIWCNLTMSLLRSPQGTPEKVVGIVEDISARKLVEATIRERMAVVTHAPVVLWKTDQNGIITLSEGKGLAQFGYQPGELEGVSIDSLEPRFPAVIAQTKFTLRTGQPFDIALEHDDYIFKYSGEPTFDNAGKVNGMIGVAVDISDRIHAEKAQNDLEKEKQLSQTRIQFFSMASHEFRTPLATILGTTQILETASTQIPPEKLQRNVSRIRNSANQINRLLTDILTINRAETGRLEFTPQPIDLLNFCQHLVEEIQIGVGIEHHIKFDREHWQASDDTAARIKVLADEQLLLSILNNLLSNAVKYSPPGSTVTLKLSQSAIAPEAQLALSKQVERSALTNNSSTAPEATLDDSEYDYWAVFQVGDQGRGISPEDQAQLFEVFFRGKNVDRIVGSGIGLTVVKKCVDIHNGEISVQSGLGQGTAFTVRIPVKEVTPNLSSVQSNA; this is translated from the coding sequence ATGGTTGCAGATGCCGAGCCGAAGAGAATTCTGATCGTAGAGGATCAAGGGGCGATCGCCCTGAATATTTGCGATCGGCTCAGGGAAATTGGTTATCAGGTGGTGGCGATCGTTTCTTCGGGGGAAAAGGCGATCGCCGCCGTGCAAGAGATGTCGATCGATCTGGTGTTGATGGATATTGAAATGGCTAATGGTCTGGATGGGATTCATGCAGCCAAAAGAATTCGAGAGATCGCCGAACTGCCAGTGGTTTTTCTGACTGCCCACAGCGATCGACATACCATTGAGAAAGCCAAGCATACCGGAGCCTATGGTTATGTCACTAAACCGTTTCAAGCCCATGAGCTGCTGTCTACAATTGAAACGGCCTTAGCCCGTCACCAGCTCGATCGGCAGACCTGGCAGCGAGAACAATGGTTGGTGACCACCCTCGGTAGTATTAGCGAAGGGGTAATCACCACAGACCTGGCTGGACTGGTTACCTACATTAATCCCAGAGCCGTAAAATTCACTGGTTATAGTCATGCTTTTGCCAAGGGACGGCCAATCGGCCAGATTCTCAAGGTGGTTGGCGCAGAGCAAAATACGGTAAATTTGTTGGCTGGTGTTGGCGATCGCCCTTTGGGTAACCGGAGTGGCATTGATGAACTAATGGCTCAAATTGAACCAGTGGTTAAGACCAAGCCGTTATATCTAGTCGATCGCAGCGATCGTCAATTGTTGCCGATTGAAATTAACGTCACCCCAATTAGAACTAATCAAGCCAGAATTAATGGCGTAGTTTTTGTCCTGCATGATGTCAGCAGCCATCTGGAAATAGAAGTTAACTTGCGCAAACTGATCGATGCCAAAACCGCTGATATTCGTGATGCCAACTATAAGCTGGTGGCGGAAATTAGTGAGAAGCGGCGGGTGCAAGAAATTCTATTTCAGCATCTCGAACGACTAGAGAATCTTTATCAAATGGTGTTTGCCCTGGGGCACGCCAGTGATTCACAGCAAATTTATACGGCGGCTCTGACCGGAATGCAAGATATTCTGGGGGTCTCGCGGGCATCGCTGATGATTGCCGCTCCCAATGGCGATCTTCAATTTGGTGCATCTCAGGGGCTCGATCGCCAACAGGAACAAACCCTATTGCAATTATTAACACCGCACCCACCCGAATTTGCCGTTGCTGGTAATTTTACGCCTGGTTCTAGGGGCTCTAGGGACTCTAGGGGCTCCAGGGTACAGACTCAATCAGATGATACCGAGTTTTTGCTCGAATGTGTTGAGCCTGAGGCTGGTAATTGTGGCAATAGCAATCAAGCAAACCAAGCTCAAATATGGTCACAATTAAACATTGGCGCGATCGCCTCATTTAGTTTGATCCACCAGAACAAGCTCTTGGGCAGAATTCTGGTTTATTATCAACAACCACCAGAATTAAAAGAAGAAGAAGTTCAATTGGGCAAAACGGCAGCTAATTTCATTGCCATGGCGATCGCCCGCACCAACGCAGTCGCAGAATTAAGCCAGAGTGAAGCCAAATTTCGTTCGATCTATAACCAGGCAGCGGTGGGCATCTCCTACCATGACTTAGCTGGTAATTTTGAGTTGGTCAACCAGAGCCTTTGCCAGATTTTAGGCTATAGCCGACAAGAGCTATTGGGGCAGAGTTTGGCTAAGTTTATTCATCAAGAGGACTTTGCTATTTATGAGGTCTATGCCAGCGATCTGCAACGGGGACAGCTTGAGCAAAATACCTTCACGATGGAAAGTCGGTTTATCACCAAGTCAGAGCAAGTGATCTGGTGTAATCTGACCATGTCCTTACTGCGATCGCCCCAGGGAACACCAGAAAAGGTGGTGGGGATTGTTGAAGATATTAGTGCGCGCAAATTAGTAGAAGCAACGATCCGCGAGCGGATGGCTGTGGTTACCCATGCGCCAGTGGTGCTGTGGAAAACTGACCAAAATGGCATAATTACCCTTTCAGAAGGTAAGGGGCTGGCACAATTTGGCTATCAACCTGGCGAATTAGAAGGGGTTTCGATCGATAGCCTTGAGCCAAGATTTCCCGCAGTGATTGCTCAAACTAAGTTCACCCTGCGCACTGGTCAACCCTTTGATATTGCCCTTGAACATGATGACTACATTTTTAAATATTCAGGGGAGCCAACCTTTGATAATGCCGGCAAAGTAAACGGCATGATCGGCGTGGCCGTGGACATTAGCGATCGCATTCACGCCGAGAAAGCCCAAAATGACCTGGAGAAAGAAAAGCAGCTTAGCCAAACCCGAATCCAGTTCTTCTCAATGGCTTCCCATGAATTCCGCACGCCTCTAGCTACGATCCTGGGCACTACGCAAATATTGGAAACCGCTAGCACCCAAATTCCACCGGAAAAGCTCCAGCGCAATGTGAGTCGGATTAGAAATTCAGCAAATCAGATCAATCGCCTGCTCACCGACATTCTCACGATCAATCGCGCTGAAACGGGCAGGCTGGAATTCACGCCCCAACCGATCGACCTGCTCAACTTCTGCCAGCATTTGGTTGAAGAAATTCAAATTGGCGTGGGCATTGAACATCACATAAAATTCGACCGAGAACATTGGCAGGCTAGCGATGATACGGCGGCCAGAATTAAAGTATTGGCGGACGAACAACTATTACTTTCTATTCTGAATAACTTGTTATCCAATGCGGTGAAATATTCCCCCCCTGGCAGCACCGTTACACTCAAGCTCAGTCAGTCAGCGATCGCCCCAGAGGCTCAATTAGCTCTGTCAAAGCAAGTAGAGCGATCGGCTTTAACCAATAATTCATCCACTGCTCCTGAAGCTACCCTAGATGATTCTGAATATGACTATTGGGCTGTTTTCCAGGTAGGCGATCAAGGGCGGGGCATTTCGCCAGAAGATCAAGCACAACTCTTCGAGGTGTTCTTTCGAGGCAAAAACGTCGATCGGATTGTGGGCTCTGGAATCGGACTTACGGTAGTCAAGAAATGTGTAGATATTCACAACGGCGAAATCAGCGTTCAAAGTGGGTTAGGGCAAGGAACTGCTTTTACAGTTAGAATTCCGGTTAAAGAAGTTACACCTAACTTGAGTAGCGTGCAATCAAATGCATAA
- a CDS encoding APC family permease gives MASDHTPQQLKRELGIWGAVLMGLGSIVGTGVFVSVGIAANIAGPAVILAIAIGAIVATCNGLSSAQLAANHAVSGGTYEYGYRYLSPRLGFIAGWLFLLAKSASAATAALGFAGYLLGAFGIEGIAEQRYLIPTAIAAVVLFTVLVLSGIKRSNVANIAIVSITLLTLAFFITFGIGNLAELGTSNLVPFFKSKDKSTFANVLHASALMFVAYTGYGRIATLGEEVKEPRRTIPRAMITAMIVIALLYICVGLVSVGLGVGNLPETTTQAAPLEAIAQNFNFAGSAQIMAVGAITAMLGVLLNLILGLSRVLLAMGRRQDMPIWFAWLNRANTTPYVAVTTVGIAIALLVLIGNVRTTWSFSAFNVLIYYAITNLASLQLNNNERLYPRWISIVGLASCLFLAFWVEWQIWLVGLGIIAIGLGWHTLALRLKQNSA, from the coding sequence ATGGCAAGCGATCATACCCCACAGCAGCTCAAACGCGAGCTAGGAATCTGGGGGGCGGTGCTGATGGGCTTGGGCTCGATCGTGGGCACCGGGGTATTTGTGAGTGTGGGAATTGCCGCAAATATTGCTGGCCCAGCGGTGATCCTGGCGATCGCAATTGGCGCGATCGTGGCTACTTGCAATGGCCTTAGCAGTGCCCAGTTGGCAGCCAACCATGCGGTCAGTGGTGGCACCTATGAATATGGCTATCGCTATTTATCGCCAAGGTTAGGGTTCATTGCTGGATGGTTGTTTTTGTTGGCCAAGTCTGCCTCTGCCGCCACCGCAGCATTGGGATTTGCAGGCTATTTACTCGGTGCCTTTGGGATTGAAGGAATTGCAGAGCAAAGATATTTAATTCCCACCGCGATCGCTGCCGTAGTTCTATTTACAGTTCTGGTGCTGAGTGGCATCAAGCGGTCTAATGTGGCGAATATTGCGATCGTTTCGATTACGCTCCTCACCCTAGCTTTTTTTATTACATTTGGGATTGGTAATCTAGCTGAACTGGGAACTAGCAATCTGGTTCCTTTTTTTAAAAGTAAAGATAAATCTACTTTTGCAAACGTCCTTCATGCCAGTGCATTGATGTTTGTGGCCTATACTGGCTATGGCCGGATTGCCACCCTGGGCGAAGAGGTAAAAGAACCACGTCGCACCATTCCCAGAGCCATGATTACAGCAATGATCGTGATCGCTTTGCTCTACATCTGCGTGGGATTGGTGAGCGTTGGCTTGGGGGTTGGCAATTTACCAGAAACAACCACCCAGGCCGCCCCCTTGGAAGCGATCGCCCAGAATTTTAATTTTGCTGGCAGTGCTCAAATTATGGCCGTGGGGGCAATTACGGCAATGCTAGGCGTTTTGCTCAATCTGATCCTGGGTCTATCGCGCGTGTTGCTGGCCATGGGTCGTCGCCAGGATATGCCGATTTGGTTCGCCTGGTTGAATCGTGCTAATACCACCCCCTATGTGGCCGTGACCACCGTGGGCATAGCGATCGCCCTGTTGGTGTTGATCGGCAATGTCAGAACTACCTGGTCGTTCAGTGCCTTTAATGTGTTGATTTACTATGCGATCACTAATTTAGCCTCGCTGCAACTGAACAATAATGAACGCCTCTATCCTCGCTGGATCTCGATCGTGGGCTTGGCTTCTTGCCTGTTTCTGGCCTTTTGGGTGGAATGGCAGATCTGGCTGGTGGGGCTAGGCATCATTGCGATCGGCTTAGGTTGGCATACGCTGGCATTGCGTCTTAAACAGAACAGCGCGTAA
- the pip gene encoding prolyl aminopeptidase, with product MKPLYPPIEPYHRDHLRVSDLHSIYYEQVGNPEGKAVVFLHGGPGGGIQPIYRRYFDPDRWRIVLFDQRGCGKSTPHASLVENTTWNLVSDIEKLREFLGIDRWAVFGGSWGSTLALAYSQTYADRCTEIILRGIFMLRQKELQWFYQEGTSNIFPDAWQAYLKPIPPEERHDLISAYYKRLTSEDKAVQLEAARAWSVWEASTSKLFPHQDAIAAAAGDSFATAFARIECHYFMNKGFLDGEDQLLRNVDKIRHIPSVIVQGRYDVVCPMISAWELHQVWPEAELMIIPDAGHSVTEPGIRDALIEATDRFAANP from the coding sequence ATGAAACCACTCTATCCGCCGATCGAACCCTACCACCGCGATCATCTGCGTGTTTCCGACCTGCACAGCATCTACTACGAACAGGTTGGCAACCCAGAAGGTAAGGCCGTGGTGTTTTTGCATGGTGGGCCTGGTGGTGGTATTCAACCGATCTATCGGCGTTATTTTGATCCCGATCGCTGGCGGATTGTGCTATTCGATCAGCGCGGTTGTGGCAAAAGTACACCCCATGCCTCTTTGGTGGAGAACACCACCTGGAATTTGGTGAGTGACATTGAGAAGCTGCGCGAATTTTTGGGCATCGATCGGTGGGCGGTTTTTGGTGGTAGTTGGGGTAGCACGCTGGCGCTGGCATACAGTCAAACCTATGCCGATCGCTGTACCGAGATTATCTTACGTGGCATTTTTATGCTGCGCCAAAAGGAACTGCAATGGTTTTATCAGGAAGGAACTAGTAATATTTTCCCCGATGCCTGGCAGGCATACCTCAAACCAATCCCACCAGAGGAAAGGCATGATTTGATTTCGGCCTATTATAAGCGCCTAACCAGTGAGGATAAAGCGGTGCAACTGGAAGCGGCAAGAGCCTGGTCGGTGTGGGAGGCCAGCACTAGCAAATTATTCCCCCATCAAGACGCGATCGCAGCGGCGGCAGGGGATAGCTTTGCTACGGCATTTGCACGGATTGAATGCCACTATTTTATGAATAAGGGTTTTTTAGACGGCGAAGATCAGCTTTTGCGAAACGTAGACAAGATTCGCCACATTCCCAGCGTGATTGTGCAGGGTCGGTATGATGTGGTCTGCCCGATGATTAGTGCCTGGGAGTTGCACCAGGTTTGGCCGGAGGCGGAGTTAATGATTATTCCCGATGCGGGTCATTCGGTCACGGAGCCTGGGATTCGGGATGCCCTGATCGAAGCTACCGATCGCTTTGCGGCGAATCCTTAG
- a CDS encoding Uma2 family endonuclease: MVATNPSSNLKATSISLDDWLLCPIEQTEWVDGQLVTKDHMTLRHGRIQARLAYLLKTHLVTNQIGGEVYTDVPCRTGDRGRRPDVAYLTPELLSQLGEVDVLSQSFPLVVEIVSPTDRAEDVFAKATEYLNTGSSEVWLVLPQSELVIIATMQEQVICDRQGIVNSPIVLPGFSVSVAELIA, encoded by the coding sequence ATGGTTGCAACCAATCCTAGCTCTAATCTGAAGGCCACCTCGATCAGTCTCGATGATTGGTTATTATGTCCGATCGAGCAAACCGAGTGGGTAGATGGGCAACTGGTCACCAAGGATCATATGACTCTCAGGCATGGTCGAATTCAGGCCAGGTTGGCTTATTTGTTGAAAACTCATTTGGTCACAAATCAGATTGGTGGCGAAGTCTATACTGATGTGCCTTGCCGAACGGGCGATCGCGGTCGTAGACCCGATGTGGCTTACCTGACCCCCGAATTATTAAGCCAGCTTGGGGAGGTAGATGTTTTGTCTCAAAGTTTTCCACTAGTGGTAGAAATTGTCTCACCCACCGATCGCGCTGAAGATGTTTTTGCCAAGGCTACTGAATATTTAAATACGGGCAGTAGTGAGGTATGGCTGGTGCTACCACAAAGCGAGCTAGTGATTATTGCTACGATGCAAGAACAAGTTATTTGCGATCGCCAGGGAATTGTTAACAGCCCGATCGTCTTACCAGGTTTTAGCGTTTCTGTAGCTGAATTAATCGCCTAG